From Sardina pilchardus chromosome 9, fSarPil1.1, whole genome shotgun sequence, a single genomic window includes:
- the aspn gene encoding asporin, whose product MKLFLLMFLLLLCHGKPYRPVDIMDVMDIHDIMMQDFGDDDDDDDDDDDDDDDYDNDLLDCPRDCECSLNVVRCSDRALGQVPEKIPVDTAMLDLQNNYISEIKEDDFKGLNNLYALFLLSNEITKIHPRAFRDMNKLKLLYLSYNMLTEIPANLPKSILELRLSDNNINRIQKDAFKGMMSLQVLEMTANPIANSGIELGAFNDMSTLFLRIAEAKLTAVPKDLPSDLIDLNLDYNKIAKVEVEDFYRYKKLQRLGLEFNQIKYVENGSLASISNIREIRLDNNKLKRVPPGLNSLKYLQVLLLHANKIQSVAVNDFCPVDASVKKALFNGISLFANPIRHWQIQPAAFRCVSSRGIHIGNRRK is encoded by the exons ATGAAGCTATTTCTACTGATGTTTCTCCTTCTGCTGTGTCATGGCAAACCATATCGGCCAGTCGATATCATGGATGTAATGGATATCCATGACATCATGATGCAAGACTTtggggatgatgatgatgatgatgatgatgatgatgatgatgatgacgactaTGACAATGACTTACTGGACTGTCCTCGTGACTGTGAATGCTCACTAAATGTTGTTCGGTGTTCAGACCGGG CATTAGGACAGGTTCCAGAAAAAATTCCAGTAGACACAGCGATGCTCGATCTCCAGAATAATTACATCTCTGAAATCAAGGAGGATGACTTCAAAGGCCTGAACAACCTTTAT GCCTTGTTCTTGCTCAGCAATGAAATCACAAAGATTCATCCCCGGGCTTTCAGAGATATGAATAAGCTGAAACTCCTTTACTTGTCCTACAACATGCTGACTGAAATACCAGCCAACTTGCCGAAGAGTATTCTGGAGCTACGTCTCAGTGATAACAACATCAACCGGATCCAGAAAGATGCTTTCAAGGGCATGATGTCCTTGCAAGTTTTAG AGATGACTGCCAACCCAATTGCAAACAGTGGTATTGAACTTGGCGCTTTTAATGACATGTCTACTCTATTTCTGCGGATTGCTGAAGCAAAGCTGACAGCAGTGCCCAAAG ATCTGCCATCTGATCTCATTGACCTTAACCTGGACTACAACAAAATTGCTaaagtggaggtggaggactTTTACAGATACAAAAAGTTGCAAAG ATTGGGTTTAGAATTCAACCAAATCAAGTATGTGGAGAATGGAAGCCTTGCCAGCATTTCCAACATAAGGGAAATTCGCTTGGACAATAACAAACTGAAGAGAGTTCCGCCAGGTTTGAATTCACTTAAGTATCTCCAG GTTTTGCTACTTCATGCCAATAAAATTCAAAGTGTGGCAGTGAATGACTTCTGCCCTGTTGATGCATCGGTGAAAAAGGCCCTCTTCAATGGCATCAGCCTCTTTGCCAATCCCATTAGGCATTGGCAGATTCAGCCAGCTGCATTCCGCTGTGTTTCAAGCCGAGGAATCCATATAGGGAACAGGAGGAAGTGA